Proteins encoded by one window of Streptomyces sp. NBC_01571:
- the ilvC gene encoding ketol-acid reductoisomerase, whose translation MAELFYDDDADLSIIQGRKVAVIGYGSQGHAHALSLRDSGVDVRVGLHEGSKSKAKAEEQGLRVVTPSEAAAEADVIMILVPDPIQAQVYEESIKDNLKDGDALFFGHGLNIRFDFIKPPAGVDVCMVAPKGPGHLVRRQYEEGRGVPCIAAVEQDATGNGFELALSYAKGIGGTRAGVIKTTFTEETETDLFGEQAVLCGGTAALVKAGFETLTEAGYQPEIAYFECLHELKLIVDLMYEGGLEKMRWSISETAEWGDYVTGPRIITDATKAEMKQILAEIQDGTFARNWMEEYHSGLKKYNEYKTQDQNHLLETTGKELRKLMSWVNDDEA comes from the coding sequence GTGGCCGAGCTGTTCTACGACGACGACGCCGACCTGTCCATCATCCAGGGCCGCAAGGTCGCGGTCATCGGCTACGGCAGCCAGGGCCACGCCCACGCGCTGTCGCTGCGCGACTCGGGTGTCGACGTCCGCGTCGGTCTGCACGAGGGCTCCAAGTCCAAGGCGAAGGCCGAGGAGCAGGGCCTTCGCGTGGTGACGCCGTCGGAGGCCGCCGCCGAGGCCGACGTCATCATGATCCTGGTGCCGGACCCGATCCAGGCCCAGGTCTACGAGGAGTCCATCAAGGACAACCTCAAGGACGGCGACGCGCTGTTCTTCGGTCACGGCCTGAACATCCGCTTCGACTTCATCAAGCCGCCGGCCGGCGTCGACGTCTGCATGGTCGCCCCGAAGGGCCCGGGCCACCTGGTCCGCCGCCAGTACGAGGAGGGCCGCGGCGTGCCCTGCATCGCGGCCGTCGAGCAGGACGCGACCGGCAACGGCTTCGAGCTGGCGCTGTCGTACGCGAAGGGCATCGGCGGCACCCGCGCCGGCGTCATCAAGACGACCTTCACCGAGGAGACCGAGACCGACCTGTTCGGTGAGCAGGCCGTCCTCTGCGGTGGTACCGCGGCGCTGGTCAAGGCGGGCTTCGAGACCCTGACCGAGGCCGGCTACCAGCCGGAGATCGCGTACTTCGAGTGCCTCCACGAGCTGAAGCTCATCGTCGACCTCATGTACGAGGGCGGCCTGGAGAAGATGCGCTGGTCGATCTCCGAGACCGCGGAGTGGGGCGACTACGTCACCGGCCCGCGCATCATCACCGACGCCACCAAGGCCGAGATGAAGCAGATCCTCGCCGAGATCCAGGACGGCACGTTCGCCAGGAACTGGATGGAGGAGTACCACTCCGGTCTGAAGAAGTACAACGAGTACAAGACCCAGGACCAGAACCACCTCCTGGAGACCACCGGCAAGGAGCTCCGCAAGCTCATGTCGTGGGTCAACGACGACGAGGCGTAA
- a CDS encoding bifunctional diguanylate cyclase/phosphodiesterase, whose translation MVSQLVLATVCAGYAVGSAFGWGSANLALIMGDFGLSAAAGTAAVSCFLYAHHRRSPFRPAWMLFAVSSAMASLGNGVWGWYEIVLERQVPSPSVADIFFLCFAPPAIVGLLVLAKRPVTKAGWMCLALDSWLIGGSLLTLSWSLALAQAAKFDGPSVAHTALSLAYPLLDIALVSMVLALHFRRSSLNRSAVNTAIGALALTVMCDALFTSPLLHNNYHSGQLLDAGWFAGSLLLAYAPWAGTRHGQPDADEHEGNGPRGQGHERSGHGRDGYREDGYARVVHEHIPGRRPDGGHPVPQGADHHRYAAPRPIAGSLGALTPYLAAAVCTLGILYNVLNGRSVDRVVLLTAGLVVLALVVRQGIMLLDNITLTQELAQKENHFRSLVQGSSDVIMIAAPNGILKYVSPAAAGVYGRSAEDLVGSELASLIHPEDLGCVVHEVRRFLAASHLQEPTTRIECRFKSGEGGWLNVESTVNRHHGGLIFNSRDVTERVRLQAQLQHNAEHDPLTDLPNRALFTRRVQQALSGRRSTDRGAAVLFIDLDGFKAVNDTIGHQAGDELLVQAARRLQDSVRHGDTAARLGGDEFAALIVGDGNRDRAAREQQIMELADRLRIKLSQPYAIDGNDVRVAASIGVGFAEPGLGAGELLRNADLAMYRAKAAGKGRVELYAPQMQQDVVRKAELATRLRSALQDGEFALLHQPVVCLENGRIATVTAQARWRSSQGVLFTPAEFLRVAEDSDRTAELGRWILEEAVEQAAERAAAGVTVPVAVRMSARRLLDRSAPLGSVEALLTRHGLSSGALIVELSDADPRVPLDELERRLNALRRVGVRIALDGFGGGCAAITALRRLPVDFLRLDRGLVEGVVESARLHKITSGLLRIATDLGLQSVADGVDLPEQVVALRAMGCTHGQGMAFSGPLDEYRLRRALSSGHYPVPHGPAEPAFAGGGAGVYTSGVRAVLGGGTALRSHNETPVPPT comes from the coding sequence ATGGTCTCGCAGCTCGTGCTGGCCACGGTGTGCGCGGGATACGCGGTCGGTTCCGCCTTCGGCTGGGGATCGGCGAACCTGGCGCTGATCATGGGCGACTTCGGGCTGAGCGCCGCCGCGGGCACCGCGGCCGTCTCCTGCTTCCTCTACGCCCACCACCGGCGCAGCCCCTTTCGACCCGCGTGGATGCTCTTCGCGGTCTCCTCCGCCATGGCCTCGCTGGGCAACGGCGTCTGGGGGTGGTACGAGATCGTCCTCGAGCGTCAGGTCCCGAGCCCCAGTGTCGCCGACATCTTCTTCCTGTGCTTCGCGCCGCCGGCCATCGTTGGACTGCTGGTGCTCGCCAAGAGGCCGGTGACCAAGGCCGGTTGGATGTGCCTGGCGCTCGACTCCTGGCTGATCGGCGGTTCCCTGCTCACGCTGTCCTGGAGTCTCGCGCTCGCCCAGGCGGCGAAGTTCGACGGTCCGAGCGTCGCGCACACCGCGCTCTCCCTGGCGTACCCCCTGCTGGACATCGCCCTGGTGAGCATGGTGCTGGCGCTGCACTTCAGGCGCTCCTCGCTGAACCGCTCGGCGGTGAACACCGCGATCGGCGCACTCGCCCTGACCGTCATGTGCGACGCCTTGTTCACGTCGCCCCTCCTGCACAACAACTACCACTCGGGGCAGCTTCTCGACGCGGGCTGGTTCGCCGGCTCGCTGCTCCTCGCCTACGCTCCCTGGGCCGGCACCCGGCACGGACAGCCGGACGCCGACGAACACGAAGGGAACGGGCCGCGCGGGCAAGGGCACGAACGGAGCGGGCACGGAAGGGACGGCTACCGCGAGGACGGGTACGCGCGCGTGGTGCACGAACACATCCCGGGCCGGCGGCCGGACGGCGGACACCCCGTCCCGCAGGGCGCGGACCACCACCGGTACGCGGCGCCCCGCCCGATCGCCGGATCCCTCGGCGCGCTCACGCCCTACCTGGCCGCCGCGGTCTGCACGCTGGGGATTCTCTACAACGTGCTCAACGGCCGCAGCGTCGACCGCGTGGTGCTCCTCACCGCGGGCCTGGTCGTGCTGGCCCTCGTGGTGCGCCAGGGCATCATGCTCCTCGACAACATCACCCTCACCCAGGAGCTGGCCCAGAAGGAGAACCACTTCCGCTCCCTGGTGCAGGGCTCCAGCGACGTCATCATGATCGCGGCGCCCAACGGCATCCTGAAGTACGTCAGCCCGGCAGCCGCCGGGGTCTACGGCCGCAGTGCGGAGGACCTCGTCGGCTCCGAGCTCGCCTCGCTCATCCACCCCGAGGACCTCGGCTGCGTGGTGCACGAGGTGCGCCGCTTCCTGGCCGCCAGTCATCTGCAGGAGCCCACCACGCGCATCGAGTGCCGCTTCAAGTCCGGCGAGGGCGGCTGGCTCAACGTGGAGTCCACCGTCAACCGGCACCACGGCGGCCTCATCTTCAACAGCCGGGACGTGACGGAGCGCGTGCGTCTACAGGCGCAACTGCAGCACAACGCCGAGCACGACCCGCTCACCGACCTGCCCAACCGCGCCCTGTTCACGCGGCGCGTCCAGCAGGCACTGTCCGGCCGCCGCTCCACCGACCGCGGCGCGGCCGTTCTCTTCATCGACCTCGACGGCTTCAAGGCGGTCAACGACACCATCGGGCACCAGGCCGGTGACGAGCTCCTCGTCCAGGCCGCCCGCAGACTCCAGGACTCGGTACGGCACGGCGACACCGCCGCCCGGCTCGGCGGAGACGAGTTCGCGGCCCTGATCGTCGGCGACGGCAACCGCGACCGTGCCGCGCGTGAGCAACAGATCATGGAACTGGCCGACCGGCTGCGGATCAAGCTCTCGCAGCCCTACGCCATCGACGGCAACGATGTCCGGGTGGCCGCGTCCATCGGCGTCGGCTTCGCCGAACCGGGGCTGGGCGCGGGCGAGTTGCTGCGCAACGCCGACCTGGCCATGTACCGCGCCAAGGCGGCGGGCAAGGGGCGCGTCGAGCTGTACGCACCCCAGATGCAGCAGGATGTCGTACGCAAGGCGGAGCTGGCGACGCGGCTGCGCTCCGCTCTTCAGGACGGCGAGTTCGCGCTGCTGCACCAGCCCGTGGTCTGCCTGGAGAACGGCCGGATCGCGACCGTCACCGCCCAGGCCCGCTGGCGTTCCTCCCAAGGGGTGCTCTTCACGCCCGCCGAGTTCCTGCGCGTCGCCGAGGACAGCGACCGGACCGCCGAGCTGGGCCGCTGGATCCTGGAGGAGGCGGTCGAGCAGGCCGCCGAGCGGGCCGCCGCGGGGGTCACGGTGCCCGTCGCCGTCCGGATGAGCGCCCGGCGCCTGCTGGACCGCTCGGCACCCCTCGGCTCCGTGGAGGCCCTCCTGACCCGGCACGGGCTCTCCTCGGGTGCCCTGATCGTCGAGCTGTCCGACGCCGATCCGCGGGTCCCCCTGGACGAGCTGGAGCGCCGGCTGAACGCGCTGCGGAGGGTCGGGGTCCGGATCGCCCTGGACGGCTTCGGGGGCGGCTGCGCCGCCATCACGGCACTCAGAAGGCTGCCCGTCGACTTCCTCAGGCTCGACCGGGGCCTGGTCGAGGGCGTCGTCGAGTCCGCCCGGTTGCACAAGATCACCAGCGGGCTGCTGCGGATCGCCACGGACCTCGGGCTGCAGTCCGTGGCCGACGGAGTGGACCTTCCCGAGCAGGTCGTGGCCCTGCGCGCGATGGGCTGTACGCACGGCCAGGGGATGGCTTTCTCCGGGCCCCTCGACGAGTACCGGCTGCGCAGAGCGCTCTCCTCCGGCCACTACCCGGTCCCCCACGGGCCGGCCGAGCCCGCGTTCGCGGGCGGCGGCGCGGGGGTGTATACGAGTGGTGTGCGCGCTGTTCTCGGGGGTGGTACCGCCCTCCGTTCACATAATGAGACTCCCGTCCCACCTACTTGA
- a CDS encoding 2-hydroxyacid dehydrogenase produces MTSDVWLPFHADEIKGLPEGLDYRFWDGGQEFPADPADCVFYVVPYMKPPAVAQRPMAEMTSLQAVQTLSAGVDHVQPSLKSLRPGVQLCNARGVHEASTGELALALILASLRGIPDFVRAQDKGEWRSGFRPALADKSVLIVGYGSIGSAIEDRLVPFEVARVARVARSERTTARGPVHPFTELPALLPEADIVVLSTPLTDSTRGMVDADFLARMKDGALLVNVARGPVVDTKALLAELDGGRLTAALDVTDPEPLPLGHPLWQAPGVLISPHVGGPTSAFLPRAERLLVTQLNRFVNREPLGNVVLTTGT; encoded by the coding sequence ATGACTTCCGATGTGTGGCTCCCCTTTCATGCCGACGAGATCAAGGGTCTGCCCGAAGGCCTCGACTACCGCTTCTGGGACGGCGGCCAGGAGTTTCCCGCGGACCCGGCCGACTGCGTGTTCTACGTCGTGCCCTACATGAAGCCGCCCGCCGTCGCCCAGCGGCCGATGGCCGAAATGACCTCCCTGCAGGCCGTGCAGACCCTCTCCGCCGGAGTCGACCACGTCCAGCCGAGCCTGAAGTCCCTGCGCCCGGGGGTGCAGTTGTGCAACGCCAGGGGGGTGCACGAGGCGAGCACCGGTGAGCTCGCCCTCGCCCTGATCCTCGCCTCGCTGCGGGGCATCCCCGACTTCGTGCGCGCGCAGGACAAGGGGGAGTGGCGCTCCGGGTTCCGTCCGGCGCTGGCCGACAAGTCCGTTCTGATCGTGGGGTACGGGTCGATCGGGTCCGCGATCGAGGACCGGCTCGTGCCCTTCGAGGTGGCGCGGGTGGCGCGCGTCGCGCGCTCTGAGCGCACCACGGCGCGCGGTCCGGTGCACCCATTCACGGAACTGCCCGCGTTGCTCCCCGAGGCCGACATCGTGGTGCTCTCCACCCCCCTCACCGACAGCACGCGCGGCATGGTGGACGCCGACTTCCTGGCCCGCATGAAGGACGGCGCGCTCCTGGTCAACGTCGCCCGCGGCCCCGTCGTCGACACCAAGGCCCTGCTCGCCGAGCTGGACGGCGGACGCCTCACCGCGGCCCTCGACGTCACCGATCCCGAGCCGCTGCCTCTGGGGCATCCCTTGTGGCAGGCGCCCGGCGTGCTCATCAGCCCCCACGTCGGCGGCCCCACGTCGGCGTTCCTGCCCCGTGCCGAGCGGTTGCTGGTCACGCAGTTGAATCGTTTCGTGAACCGGGAGCCGCTCGGCAACGTGGTCCTCACCACAGGCACGTAA
- a CDS encoding sorbosone dehydrogenase family protein — protein MNSRTATSKGPLIVQRRVVKAALAAAALVVTAGCSSGGSGGGSPKDGLNPSSSGPVTGPASSGRSTGTAAPAKGSVRVVRTLAEGLKSPWGLAPLPEGGLLVSSRDEGTITRVDERTGRTTELGQVPGVAPAGEGGLLGIALSPAYASDHMVYAYFTTASDNRIVRMLYDAKKPPGEQLGAPDTIFKGIPKGVIHNGGRIAFGPDGMLYAGAGETGTRGLAQDKKALGGKILRMTPDGDPAPGNPFGDSVVYSYGHRNVQGLAWDDRQRLWASEFGQDTWDELNQIKPGDNYGWPVVEGRSDDPKYHNPVAQWHTDDASPSGIAYAEGSVWMAGLKGERLWRVPLKGTRAAAAPQSFLNGRYGRLRTVVSAGGDKLWLVTSETDGRGSPGKGDDRILELEVK, from the coding sequence ATGAACAGTAGGACCGCCACGTCGAAGGGACCTCTGATCGTGCAACGTCGAGTGGTGAAGGCCGCGTTGGCCGCGGCAGCGCTGGTTGTGACGGCCGGCTGTTCCTCCGGCGGCTCGGGAGGCGGATCGCCGAAGGACGGTCTGAACCCGTCGTCGAGCGGTCCGGTGACGGGGCCGGCGTCCTCGGGACGGTCGACCGGGACGGCCGCGCCCGCCAAGGGTTCGGTGAGGGTGGTGCGCACCCTCGCCGAGGGCCTCAAGTCGCCCTGGGGCCTGGCGCCGCTGCCGGAGGGCGGTCTGCTGGTCTCCTCGCGGGACGAGGGGACGATCACCCGGGTGGACGAGAGGACCGGGAGGACGACGGAGCTGGGCCAGGTGCCGGGGGTGGCCCCCGCCGGGGAGGGCGGCCTGCTCGGTATCGCGCTCTCCCCCGCCTACGCCTCGGACCACATGGTCTACGCGTACTTCACGACGGCGTCGGACAACCGGATCGTCCGTATGTTGTACGACGCGAAGAAGCCGCCCGGCGAGCAGCTGGGCGCGCCTGACACGATCTTCAAGGGCATCCCCAAGGGAGTGATCCACAACGGCGGCCGGATCGCCTTCGGTCCGGACGGGATGCTGTACGCGGGAGCGGGCGAGACGGGCACCCGGGGTCTGGCCCAGGACAAGAAGGCGCTGGGCGGCAAGATCCTGCGGATGACGCCGGACGGCGACCCGGCGCCGGGCAACCCCTTCGGCGACTCGGTCGTGTACTCGTACGGGCACCGCAACGTGCAGGGGCTCGCCTGGGACGACAGACAGCGCCTGTGGGCCTCCGAGTTCGGGCAGGACACCTGGGACGAGCTGAACCAGATCAAGCCGGGCGACAACTACGGCTGGCCGGTGGTCGAGGGCAGGAGCGACGACCCGAAGTACCACAACCCGGTCGCCCAGTGGCACACCGACGACGCCTCGCCCAGCGGCATCGCCTACGCCGAGGGTTCCGTCTGGATGGCGGGGCTCAAGGGCGAGCGTCTGTGGCGGGTGCCGCTGAAGGGCACACGGGCCGCCGCCGCTCCGCAGTCCTTCCTGAACGGCAGGTACGGGCGGCTGCGCACGGTGGTCTCGGCGGGCGGCGACAAGCTCTGGCTGGTCACCAGCGAGACGGACGGGCGGGGCAGCCCCGGGAAGGGGGACGACCGGATCCTGGAGCTGGAGGTGAAGTAG
- a CDS encoding aldo/keto reductase encodes MERRTIGAATLDVGAIGLGCMPMSWAYTGSRQRGEESLRTVHAALDLGSTLLDTADMYGPFTNELLVGRALRERRPEAFVSTKVGLLVGEQHIVANGRPGYVRRACDASLRRLQTDVIDLYQLHRADPEVPVEETWGAMADLVAAGKVRSLGLCAVGARSARRPGARSHAGRLHDGTIRQLERVQQVFPVSAVEAELSVWSTEALDALLPWCAARGVGFLAAMPLGNGFLTGTLTPGGGFEPDDVRARHPRFTAEMMAANQPIVAGLRRVARRHGDGVTPAQVALAWVLSQGRHVVPVPGAKRARWAAENAGAAGLLLTAEDLAEVAGLPGAQGSWD; translated from the coding sequence GTGGAGCGCAGGACGATCGGCGCGGCAACGCTCGATGTGGGGGCGATCGGGCTCGGGTGCATGCCGATGAGCTGGGCGTACACCGGGTCACGGCAGCGCGGCGAGGAGTCGCTGCGCACGGTGCACGCGGCCCTCGACCTGGGGTCGACGCTGCTCGACACGGCCGACATGTACGGACCCTTCACCAATGAGCTGCTGGTGGGCCGGGCGCTGCGGGAACGGCGTCCGGAGGCCTTCGTGTCGACGAAGGTGGGGCTGCTGGTGGGCGAGCAGCACATCGTGGCCAACGGGCGTCCCGGTTATGTGCGGCGGGCCTGCGACGCCTCGCTGCGCCGGCTGCAGACCGACGTGATCGACCTCTACCAGCTGCACCGCGCGGACCCCGAGGTGCCGGTCGAGGAGACCTGGGGCGCGATGGCCGATCTGGTGGCGGCCGGAAAGGTGCGTTCGCTCGGGCTGTGCGCGGTCGGCGCCCGTTCCGCCCGCCGGCCGGGGGCGCGCTCGCACGCCGGGCGGCTGCATGACGGAACGATCCGGCAGTTGGAGCGGGTGCAGCAGGTCTTCCCGGTGAGCGCGGTGGAGGCCGAGCTGTCGGTGTGGTCGACGGAGGCCCTGGACGCGCTGCTGCCGTGGTGCGCCGCGCGCGGCGTGGGTTTCCTGGCGGCGATGCCGCTCGGCAACGGCTTCCTGACCGGCACGCTGACGCCGGGCGGGGGCTTCGAGCCCGACGACGTGCGGGCCCGCCATCCCCGCTTCACCGCCGAGATGATGGCCGCCAACCAGCCGATCGTCGCCGGGTTGCGGCGGGTGGCCCGACGGCACGGGGACGGGGTCACTCCGGCGCAGGTGGCGCTGGCCTGGGTGCTGTCCCAGGGCCGGCACGTGGTTCCGGTGCCGGGGGCCAAGCGGGCGCGCTGGGCGGCGGAGAACGCGGGAGCGGCCGGGCTGCTGCTGACGGCGGAGGATCTGGCGGAGGTGGCGGGGCTGCCCGGGGCTCAGGGGTCGTGGGACTGA
- a CDS encoding DUF6191 domain-containing protein: MFNMFEEIFAPGRKHTDDERKRLELSRVDLNDGDPGRGPIDLSSGKVVVRPPGRERGGADPAEEPVSEPDEP, encoded by the coding sequence GTGTTCAACATGTTCGAGGAGATTTTCGCTCCAGGCCGCAAGCACACCGACGACGAACGCAAACGGCTCGAACTGAGCCGCGTGGACCTGAACGACGGTGATCCGGGACGCGGCCCCATAGATCTGTCCTCGGGCAAGGTGGTCGTACGGCCGCCGGGACGGGAACGCGGTGGGGCGGACCCTGCGGAGGAACCCGTGTCCGAGCCGGACGAACCCTGA
- the ilvN gene encoding acetolactate synthase small subunit, whose amino-acid sequence MSTKHTLSVLVENKPGVLARITALFSRRGFNIDSLAVGITEHPDISRITIVVNVIEALPLEQVTKQLNKLVNVLKIVELEPGAAVQRELVLVKVRADNETRSQIVEIVQLFRAKTVDVSPEAVTIEATGGSDKLEAMLKMLEPFGIKELVQSGTIAIGRGARSITDRSLRALDRSA is encoded by the coding sequence ATGAGCACCAAGCACACCCTCTCCGTCCTCGTCGAGAACAAGCCCGGTGTCCTCGCCCGGATCACCGCCCTGTTCTCGCGCCGCGGCTTCAACATCGACTCGCTCGCCGTCGGCATCACCGAGCACCCGGACATCTCCCGCATCACCATCGTGGTGAACGTGATCGAGGCACTGCCGCTCGAACAGGTCACCAAGCAGCTCAACAAGCTCGTCAACGTCCTGAAGATCGTCGAGCTGGAGCCCGGCGCGGCGGTGCAGCGCGAACTCGTTCTGGTGAAGGTGCGTGCCGACAACGAGACGCGCTCCCAGATCGTCGAGATCGTCCAGCTGTTCCGCGCCAAGACCGTGGACGTCTCCCCGGAGGCCGTCACCATCGAGGCCACCGGTGGCAGCGACAAGCTGGAGGCCATGCTCAAGATGCTGGAGCCGTTCGGCATCAAGGAGCTCGTCCAGTCCGGCACGATCGCGATCGGACGCGGGGCGCGTTCGATCACGGACCGGTCGCTGCGCGCGCTCGACCGATCAGCCTGA
- a CDS encoding acetolactate synthase large subunit, with protein sequence MTMTEQATGAHHPQPRPRSGGQQSAPEQVTGAKSLIRSLEEVGADTVFGIPGGAILPAYDPLMDSQRVRHVLVRHEQGAGHAATGYAQATGRVGVCMATSGPGATNLVTPIADAHMDSVPLVAITGQVASKAIGTDAFQEADIVGITMPVTKHNFLVTKAEDIPKTIAEAFHIASTGRPGPVLVDIAKDALQAQTTFQWPPAMDLPGYRPVTKPHAKQIREAAKLITQAKRPVLYVGGGVLKARATAELKVLAELTGAPVTTTLMALGAFPDSHELHVGMPGMHGAVTAVTALQKADLIVALGARFDDRVTGKLDSFAPYAKIVHADIDPAEIGKNRAADVPIVGDAREVIADLVQAVQKEHSEGHRGDYSAWWKDLNRWRETYPLGYEQPDNGSLSPQQVIERIGQLAPEGTIFAAGVGQHQMWAAHYIQYETPATWLNSGGAGTMGYAVPAAMGAKAGQPDRTVWAVDGDGCFQMTNQELTTCALNNIPIKVAIINNGALGMVRQWQTLFYNQRYSNTVLHSGPGADGKQPSAGTRVPDFVKLSEAMGCYAIRCESPDDLDKVIEEANSINDRPVVVDFIVHEDAMVWPMVAAGTSNDEIMAARDVRPDFGDNEDD encoded by the coding sequence ATGACGATGACCGAGCAGGCCACCGGGGCCCATCATCCGCAGCCGCGGCCCCGTTCCGGAGGACAGCAGTCCGCGCCCGAACAGGTGACGGGTGCCAAGTCCCTCATCCGTTCTCTCGAGGAGGTAGGGGCCGACACGGTGTTCGGCATTCCCGGCGGCGCGATCCTTCCGGCCTACGACCCGCTGATGGACTCCCAGCGCGTGCGGCACGTGCTCGTCCGTCACGAGCAGGGCGCGGGTCACGCGGCCACGGGTTACGCACAGGCCACCGGCCGGGTCGGCGTCTGCATGGCGACCAGCGGCCCGGGTGCCACCAACCTGGTGACCCCGATCGCCGACGCGCACATGGACTCGGTGCCGCTCGTCGCGATCACCGGGCAGGTCGCGTCCAAGGCGATCGGCACGGACGCCTTCCAGGAGGCGGACATCGTCGGCATCACCATGCCGGTCACCAAGCACAACTTCCTGGTCACCAAGGCCGAGGACATCCCGAAGACGATCGCGGAGGCCTTCCACATCGCCTCCACCGGCCGCCCCGGCCCGGTCCTCGTCGACATCGCCAAGGACGCCCTCCAGGCGCAGACCACCTTCCAGTGGCCGCCCGCCATGGACCTCCCCGGCTACCGGCCGGTGACCAAGCCGCACGCCAAGCAGATCCGCGAGGCCGCCAAGCTGATCACGCAGGCGAAGCGGCCCGTCCTCTACGTCGGCGGCGGTGTCCTCAAGGCCCGTGCCACCGCCGAGCTGAAGGTCCTCGCCGAACTCACCGGAGCGCCCGTCACCACCACCCTGATGGCGCTCGGCGCATTCCCCGACAGTCACGAACTGCACGTGGGAATGCCGGGCATGCACGGTGCGGTCACCGCCGTCACCGCGCTGCAGAAGGCCGACCTGATCGTCGCCCTCGGAGCCCGCTTCGACGACCGTGTCACCGGCAAGCTGGACAGCTTCGCGCCGTACGCCAAGATCGTGCACGCCGACATCGACCCGGCCGAGATCGGCAAGAACCGCGCGGCCGACGTGCCGATCGTCGGGGACGCCCGCGAGGTCATCGCCGATCTGGTCCAGGCCGTGCAGAAGGAGCACAGCGAGGGGCACCGCGGCGACTACAGCGCCTGGTGGAAGGACCTCAACCGCTGGCGCGAGACGTACCCGCTGGGTTACGAGCAGCCCGACAACGGCTCGCTGTCGCCGCAGCAGGTCATCGAGCGCATCGGGCAGCTCGCGCCGGAGGGCACGATCTTCGCCGCGGGCGTCGGCCAGCACCAGATGTGGGCCGCGCACTACATCCAGTACGAGACCCCCGCGACCTGGCTGAACTCCGGCGGCGCCGGGACGATGGGCTACGCGGTGCCGGCCGCGATGGGCGCCAAGGCGGGGCAGCCGGACCGCACGGTCTGGGCGGTCGACGGCGACGGCTGCTTCCAGATGACCAACCAGGAACTCACCACCTGCGCCCTGAACAACATCCCGATCAAGGTCGCCATCATCAACAACGGCGCCCTCGGGATGGTCCGCCAGTGGCAGACCCTCTTCTACAACCAGCGCTACTCCAACACCGTGCTGCACAGCGGCCCGGGCGCGGACGGCAAGCAGCCGAGCGCGGGCACCCGCGTCCCGGACTTCGTGAAGCTGTCGGAGGCGATGGGCTGCTACGCCATCCGCTGCGAGTCCCCGGACGACCTCGACAAGGTCATCGAAGAGGCGAACTCGATCAACGACCGCCCCGTCGTGGTCGACTTCATCGTCCACGAGGACGCCATGGTGTGGCCGATGGTCGCCGCCGGCACCTCGAACGACGAGATCATGGCAGCCCGGGACGTCCGCCCCGACTTCGGCGACAACGAAGACGACTGA